AGCCTGTTATAAAAACAGTAGATAAGACTTTGTGTATGTTATCAAATATTGGGTGGtggagataataaaataattccagtTGTTTTTGGGGCTCCAGAGGTTCCCCATCTGGTTCTTCAGTTTTTCCAgttaagacttttttatttagtgattaaaaaaatattattaagttatatttgaaaaataatgggtCCTTAGACACACTTGGGGaagattttatcatttctatgcttggaatatttttctaatattctatGTGGTGTGGCTTTGCTGGTAGAGTGAAGTTGGTAAATTCTTGGGCTATGGCTTGATTCATCTTTGCATATGTATTAAAAGGTAAtgtcttagttttaatttttttccctcgAGATCAGCATTATGCAAAGATATGTAGTCTCTTTGAGAGTAGTAACCTAATCAATCTGTGGGtgtatatacaaaattaattatgGCTAAGATAAAAAAAGCAAACCTGGGTAATGCTGTAGAATTCATCCATCTATAAGAGACATCAGATGTGTGAAATGAATCAGTGAGTGGTTGGATAACAAACTTGTAGACTTTAGTATCAGAAGGCTTGGTCACTTTTATCACCCTGGGGAAGTCCTTTATCTCTTtgaacttctttctctctctctctctctctctctttttttttttaagatacttatttgagagagagagagacagcacaagtagggTAAGGggcaaaaggaagagaagcagactccccattgagcagggagcccaacacgcggctcaatccaggaccctggggtcatgacctgagccaaaggcagacgcttaaactattgagacacccagatgcccctctttctTACCTTTTAAGGGGCAATCCTAATACCTATGGAACTGAGCACTGTGAGCATTAAAGGAtgttaatatttgcaaaatttggcactcagtaaatacaGCTCAGATTTAAGTATGTATCTAAATTTAGGTTTTCAGGTTTGGAATAGATTGTTACAGAATTTCATTTGTAACTTAAGCTTTAAACTCAGAATGACTGGATTAGTAGTGATCATTGCATTCTGCAAAGATATTTATACACTGCAAAGTTACTCACTACACTGGtgaatttttcatctcttttgaaGGTTCCTTtgcctgaaatttttaaaaattatgttttgtttattgtttgcaGGTTTGTATGCATCCCCACAATGTTCTGTCTGATGTGGTGAACTATACCCTGTGGTTAATGGAATGTTCTCATGCCTCAGGATGCTGCCATGCTACCATGTTTTTCTCAATTTGCTTCTCCTTCCGGGCCGTGTTGGAGCTCTTTGACCGCTATGATGGTCTTCGTCGTCTGGTGAATTTGGTGAGGTTCTCGATGGCTCCTCAAAGTGAGGAGTAGGGGTCCAACTTCTCTTCACTATCTTTCAGCAGTGTTGAAGGGAGgaagcttttttctttcctttttttttttttttttttaaagatttaatttttaagtaatctacacccaacgtgggacttgaattcaagagtcatgttccaccaactgagccaggtacCCTGAGAGGAAGCTTTTGACTGGAGGAATTTTGCTGTTATTCTCTGTGAATGAAGTCTTTTTCCTCTCTACAGTATcaaatttctcttcctcttaagTGGTTAGAGGACTCTGTGCTAAAAGACATGTCTTGAATATAGTAATTTCATAAGGGGATTTGTGTCTATAATCTTGATCTTCTTAAAAGCAATGGCTATGTACCTGAATGTCTTTCAACATGTTTAAGAGCTATGTAATTttgggacggctgggtggctcagtggctgagtatctgctttcagctagagcctgatcctggggtctggggatcgagtcctgcatcgggctccctgtgaggagcctgcttctccctttgtctatgtctctgcctctctctctctgtgtctcttatgagtaaataaacaaaatcttaaaaaaaaaaaaagctatgtaatttttcttttttcttaaattaatttattttagagaatgcatGTGCCCAAGCAAGGtgtgggagggacagggagagagagaatcacaactggactccctgctgagcaacagagcccaacatggggctcagtctcataacccacgagatcatgacttgagacgAAACTATGAGTCGGAtgatttaaccaactgagccacccacgcaccccaagctatataatttttcaataactttgttttttattattatttttaataactttatttttaaaagccgtTTTGCTTTCATATGGCTACTCTTAGCATGTTGTATGGATAAACTTTGATGTTTGTCAATGTTGTTGagcataaaattttaatgtaatctttttcttccttttacttttttctctgtttttcccttcctcctcttttgccctattttgtctctttcttaaTAGATTAGTACTTTGGAGATTCTAAATTTGGAAGACCAGGGTGCACTTCTGAGTGATGATGAAATATTTGCCAGCCGCCAGACTGGGAAACACACTTGCATGGCCTTGCGCAAGTACTTTGAGGCCCACCTGGCCATTAAATTGGAACAAGTGAAGCAGTCCCTTCAGAGAACTGAGGGTGGCATTCTTGTCCATCCTCAACCCCCGTACAAGGTGAGAGGACCTtgtcttaaaaggaaaaattgttaGCTCTCCATAGaatcttagtctttttttttttttatttatttttttattttttatttttttttagaatcttagTCTTGAAAGTCATTCAGATCAGTATGGCATATCCATTGTTGGTGTATACATGCCCTTTGGAGGCAGAACACTGTGAAAATGGGTGTACCAGGGACTTGTTTTGCTCCCAGTTCTAGGTTGCTACTTCTCTGGGATATTAGAACTAAAAGATGAACTGAGGTGTGTATAAAAGGGCTTTCTTTTATGAAAAGTACTAGATATCCTACCtcctttgtggaatttttttcctgaaatggtACATCTGTTACTCCACTTCTCTATCATTTTTTAACTTGGCTGTGTTTTAGAGTGAAGATTAATATCTGCATGTTACAAAAATCACATATTGAAAACAGACCAATTATTTTATGTGGTGCTTCTTTAGCTGTAAAACATGCATCAACATGTTGAATGTTTTGTTAACTTTTTTGGGCAAAATGTATTGTGAGTCTGGTTATAAATAAAAGGttaaacaaatattatttcacatGTGAGCTATTGACTCATTTGTGGAATTCGAAAGCTCTTATTACTTAGCTTTATTAAAACCTGTTGGCCACTGAGCTGTGATGGAGAAGGTAGCAGACAGGTAATAGAATTCCTTAATAATGTGTATATTTCCTTATAGGCATGTTCATATACTCATGAACAGATTGTGGAAATGATGGAGTTTTTGATAGAGTATGGCCCAGCGCAACTGTATTGGGAACCAGCTGAAGTCTTCCTCAAACTTTCTTGTGTTCAACTCTTGTTGCAGCTTATTTCAATTGCCTGCAATTGGAAGACCTATTATGCAAGGTGGGATTAGGGAAAGGTTTTAAATGAAATTGGATTTTGCTTTTTGGTATAGTTGATGTTGGTTTGTATATAGTGTATGCTTAGCAAACCTTTGTTGAACTGAAGTGAAATTTTGGGTGTGAATTTGAGAAATTAGAGTAAGGATGATAATAtccatatgtttttttaaagatttcatttatttgagagagcagagagaacaCGAGCgagcaggtggggagagggagaagcaggactccccgccgagcagggagacTAACatgggagcctgatcccaggatcccggatcgtgacctgagctgaaggcagatgtttaactaactgaagccacccaggtgccccaagaggataatatttttaatttaaagaatactTGTTTATATTTATGGTTCTGATGATGAATACTGCATGATATGCAGAGATCAACATCTCTACTCTCAAAGAAGCTGTATAATTTACACAGCTACAGAGGTAGGGTTGAAGTCCTGTCTTGAGACTGCAATCTAGTATTTTTTGGTACTTAGACTGTAAATATCTCTCTACTGTTTGACAGCCACATGTAATGTTTATCTTCCTCTCACATAAAACtgtattttgtgcttttgttaATGATTTTCACGATTCAGTTAAGATTCATTGGTGCAAAACAGGAAGAGGCTCAGAAAAGGACAGCTGATAGAATTAGGAGCTTGGGTGGCTTCTATTTGAGGatgatgtaaaataatgaaaactatattttggaaaagataGAATCTGAAGAGAAGATAACAGTTTATAAAGAGTggctctttactttttttccctaccCAGCCATTGCTATTAAAGACAAGATAGGCTTATTTAGGGTGCATATGGCTTGTTTGAGAAATGTCAGGATATCAAATCTTAAGGAGATAACTTTTTGCAGCAGCCACttcaaactttttggtctcaagaccattttattaaaaattattgagaacctcaaagagcttttgtttttgtgttaaaATCTATTGAtagttaacatttgaaaaataaaactgagaaagtataaaaatacttatgaatttacttaaaaatctgAGTTAATGACATCGATTagcattttttatgaaaaatttccataataaaatctGATAATTTCAGCAGAGTTGAATAGAGTATGGCTCTATCTACTTAATACTTCATATCTGCCTCTGTATTTACTCTTTCGTGACATCACACATGACATAGCCTCTGGAAAGCTCCAGTATCTATCTGCCTGTAAGAGAATAAGAGTGAGAAAGTATAATATCTTGgtgttattatgaaaatagttttacatCAAAGGACTTTCTGAAAGGGCCTCAGAGAACCCTGGGGTCCCCTAACCACACTTTGTGaaccattgttttaaaatattaaagtaggTTATTATAAGTACTTAAATGTTGTTGAAAAGATGAAAGCTCTAAAGAGAACTAGGAAgattataaaaacatttctttgagtGGTAAATccatagaaatgtaaatatattggGAATACATActgtaaaagtttatttttagaaataaaattaagtacgTCTGTTTAGAATATACAGATCCTTAGAAAATTATTCTTAGCCACTGTTAATTTCTCCAGTCTTTTTTctataatgtatgtaaatatacataattgAGAATATAGTATTTAAccaaattcatcttttttatgaaataattaaaaatataaaaaggtacAGAGACCAATAAAACAACTACTTAGTGCCCAGGGTTGGCATGTGGTGGCATTATTCTTTCTCAGTTCCTTTTTCTGCCTTCCCATAGTGACCAATCTTATGAAGTgcattctctccattttttttcatgtttttatatgtatgtgtgtgtatgtaaacaGTAATGTAATACTTCTTagttttttaacatatattatccTGCATGTATcttttgcaacttgcttttttcaccCTATGTTTGAGATTTATGTGTGATATTTATTTGAactcttgtatttctttctttttttttttgaactcttgTATTTCTATATTAGTTTATGATTCTATTGATGGGTATTTAGTGCTCGTTACTTCTTTTTTGCTGTCATGTGAATGGTACCACAAACCTCTTTTTAGAGTTTCTTTGAGGATATGATGTATGTAGTCTGGATTATAGGGCACCTGCATTTCATCTTTAGTAGATGTTGCATACCATTTTCATCTCTCACCAGCAGGATATGggggttttcatttctctacctttttttcaATAACTGGTAATGTCAGACATAAAATATTATCTTATGTTCTCCATTTCATTAATGTTGTATTTTAGCCTTTCCCTTTGTCCTTTAGAGTTCTTTGAAAACAACTGTCTGCAGTGCAGAGTAGTTCATATGAATGTACCATAATTTGACACTCATGTATTCCTAttgtcttttagattttctaattcttttgttattttaaatgatggGGTAATGGACATCTTAACACCTAAATGCTTGTTTGTActtttgattatttccttaggacaGATTCCTCCAGGTGAAATTTCCTGGACCAAAGTTTATGCGCATTTTAAGAATCTTGTTTCCTATTTCTagattattttctcaaaagaGGGTCCTATTTCTACTTCCACCAAAAGTTTGAGAGAGCATTTGTCTTTATACATCCTTACCAGCATCGGGGATTatcctttgtttttaatcttagcAGCGTGAGTGGTGAAAATTCCATTCTCATTGTTTTGGAAGTAATGTCATGGTGACTTACAAATCCTCTCTTGATGTCATGTCTAGGGACAGAGCCACACAGGTAGTAGTTCTGATCCATtgtgtatctctctcttttttaactcttGTTTCTTTTGGCTGTATCCTAGTTTCTATTTGAGTAATTGTTTTTCCTGTCCAGGAATGACACTGTACGCTTTGCTTTGGATGTCCTGGCTATTCTCACTGTTGTGCCAAAAATCCAGCTCCAGTTGGCAGAATCAGTGGATGTGCTGGATGAGGCTGGCTCTACTGTCTCCACTGTAGGTAGGTTGTACCTTTCCATTTTTGTGATTGCTTGgtctggatttgtttttgtttgctattCTGGCCATGTTTGTTTACTTAATTTGCAACATTAGAACAGAAGGTAGTAGTGGAGGGTGCGTTGTCCCATCTATGTTGTGCCATACGCTTTTATTTAAGGGAAGTTAAGTTAGTGAACTCAGGTTTTCTGAGTAGTACATGTGCTATGATGGCACATGTTCATTCTTGAAAACCTTATACATTGTAGAGTCTTGtgctaaaaataaagtttgtggGAAAAATGGGTTGGGACAGACagtaaaaaacttaaaactactTCATAATCTGAGCTCTAACAAAATCCGTAATTGGCAAGCAGCTCAGAATGGACAAAAGCAATCATAcacaagaacaaaaggaaaatacagttttttgaaatatactttattaAGAGAAGGGCTGGTAAAGGCTCTTGCTAAGGTGAGCATGCAGAGTGGTGTGACTGGTTGTGAGTCTTGGGTGTACCACTTTGGGGAGAAAGCCTGAGATGCAGCtatttgtttttacctttctTCATATGTAGCAAAAGGGGTTCCTGATGCCACTGTGACATCCAGGCTGAGGGCTCTTCCCTTTTTTGCTAAAGGTTTTAATTTATTCCtactatttttcttccccttaccCAGGAAAAATTGCACATAACCCTTAGTGACTTTCACATAATACTGACATCATTCCCCTATTTAACAACTGCATATGATGTATTGCGTCATGAAGATATATTGTAGTAGAACTGATtgcattttattcaaaaaaattcttGTACTTTAATACAACAGTGTGGTAGTTTTAAGTGGAACAACATGAATGGAAGTCTGAATTTTGACTCTGGAACAGTCATTGAAGTTGCTTGTTAGTTTTATGAGGAACAATATGAAATGTTTTGTATTTCTACTCCATAGGTATCAGCATTATTTTGGGAGTGGCTGAGGGTGAGTTCTTTATCCATGATGCTGAAATTCAGAAGTCAGCACTTCAGATTATTATCAATTGTGTGTGTGGCCCGGATAACCGAATTTCCAGTATTGGCAAATTCATCTCTGGAACTCCTCGGAGAAAGCTGCCTCAGACTCCCAAAAGCAGCGAGCACACCCTGGCCAAGATGTGGAATGTGGTCCAGTCCAACAATGGCATCAAGGTGCTCCTGTCCTTACTGTCCATCAAGATGCCCATCACTGATGCAGACCAGATAAGGGCTCTGGCCTGCAAGGCCCTAGTGGGCCTATCACGCAGTAGCACCGTGCGGCAGATCATCAGCAAACTGCCTCTTTTCAGCAGCTGCCAGATTCAGCAGCTGATGAAGGAGCCTGTTCTGCAGGACAAGCGCAGTGACCATGTCAAGTTCTGCAAGTATGCTGCTGAGCTCATTGAACGAGTATCAGGAAAGCCACTTCTCATTGGCACTGATGTGTCTCTGGCACGACTGCAGAAAGCAGATGTTGTTGCCCAATCGAGGATTTCCTTCCCTGAGAAAGAGCTGCTTCTGTTGATACGAAACCATCTCATTTCTAAAGGGCTTGGGGAGACAGCAACTGTGCTGACAAAAGAGGCTGACTTGCCCATGACTGCTGCCTCTCATTCTTCTGCCTTCACCCCAGtcactgctgctgcttctcctgtctctcttcCCCGAACCCCTCGCATGGCCAATGGCATTGCAACTCGACTGGGCAGCCATGCTCCTGTgggtgcctctgcccctcctgctcccactgCCCATCCTCAGCCACGGCCCCCCCAGAGTTCACTAGCTTTGCCTGGACCATCTTATGCAGGCAGTTCCCCCTTGATTGGTAGGATCAGTTTTATCAGAGAGAGGCCATCACCCTGCAATGGCAGGAAAATCAGAGTGTTGCGGCAGAAGTCGGACCATGGCGCCTACAGCCAAAGCCCAGCCATAAAAAAGCAATTGGACAGACATCTTCCGTCCCCACCTACGCTGGACAGTATCATCACAGAATATCTTAGAGAGCAACATGCTCGATGCAAGAACCCGGTTGCCACCTgcccacctttctctctctttactcCTCAtcaatgccctgagccaaaacagagGCGGCAAGCGCCAATAAACTTTACCTCAAGGCTAAACCGCAGGGCATCATTTCCAAAGTATGGAGGGGTGGATGGAGGGTGCTTTGATAGGCACCTTATCTTTAGCAGGTAAGGAGAGGCCACCTCCCTGGGAATTGGAATGATTCTTCTATTTAAAACAAAGTGTATGGGTGATACTAGTATAGAATGATGAATCCAGAATGCCAGACTGTTTGTTGGCCTGAAATTCCAGTGATTATCTCCTTGTGTGAATACATGAGTAATGTAACTATACCCCCTTTTGTCAACCGTGGGTTCTTTGTGTGATTGTTGTATATTGTTAGGATACTCTGTGTTCTTGTTATAACTATTCTGTTTTCTAGAACCCATGCACCATGGTGTGCCTAACTAGACtcccaaactattttttttttattggtgcaAGTTGTTTCCTACTCTGATCCTTCACAAATTTCATATAAGATGATGGAATCGCAAGGTTTAAACAtggggatttttgttaaaatttgtaAGTAGAAGTCCTTTTCTCTcacttaaaatgcaaatgaaccACTGAACGTCACTGTGAtgttttggaagaattttaaacatatgtgttttgtttcttctttcagacTTCtagcaaagttttcttttttggagtcCTTGTGCAttctttgtttctgattcttctttttcctttctttcttttttttgcttagGTTCCGTCCAATTTCAGTGTTCAGGGAAGCCAATGAAGATGAGAGTGGCTTCACTTGTTGTGCATTTTCAGCACGGGAGCGGTTCCTGATGCTTGGCACCTGCACTGGGCAATTGAAGCTCTATAATGTGTTTAGTGGACAGGAGGAGGCCAGCTATAACTGTCACAACTCGGCTATCACACATCTTGAACCTTCCAGAGTAAGGATCCCTTCTTAGGTTGTTCTAGGTCATTCTTCTAAGGTGGGTTGGTGAGCTGTGGGCTTGTAGGCTGGCTCTTTATTTGTATATAaacttttattggaacatagccatgcttATCCATTTATATACGGTCTGTAGCTGCAActgtgctacaatggcagagttgagtagttgtgacacaGACATATGGCTCACAAAGCCCTTCAAGTGAAAGTTTACCAATCCTCTTCTAAGAGGGGGAGCTGTGTgtgaatgtgaaaaaaatttttttttaatttgcctcaGATGGAAACAGTCTATTAGCTATGATCacagaagttttctttttgtattaggAAGAAATCTCAAAGTACTGTTTTTAGGAAAACATTATAGGATCCTAGTGGGTCCTGGTTTATTAGTATTATTCTGTGGATGGAATTGATactttggttatttctttttttttttttttttttttacaattttttatttattcatgagagacacacagagagagagagagagagagagagaggcagagacacaggcagagggagaagcaggctccttgcagggagcttaatgtgggactcgatcccaggtctccaggatcacgccttggtctgaaggcgatgctaaactgctgagccaccgggctgccctgttatttCTATAAGTCATTAAGAAGTCTATATAATTCATTAAGATGACAAGGGTAATTTCCTTGATTTTAGAGTAAAGGAGACTCAGCTCttattgggcttttttttttttttttaagattttatttatttattcatgagagacagagtgagagagagagtggggaaggggaggcagagacaccggcagagggagaagtaggctccatgcaaggcgcctgacgtgggactcgatcctggcaggatcacaccctgggctgaagtcggcgctaaaccgctaagccacccaggctgcctgggcttttttcttttgaaagaattttaagagtttttagcTAAGAAAGTCTAACAAATTGGTATTTCAGATGAGGGAGACTGAGGTATAATATagccaaatatttaagaaaggagGAACCATCTTTGACATCCAAGTTTTTTCTTCCCCTACCCTTGtaactattatatttttttgttactaGGTCAGGAGGATTTAGTATTTcctaaatttaagtatttttttaggACATTGCATGTGCACATATTGAAATTCTAGCAGCTTCAACCATTTCTTGGTTCTTTGTggagtttttctgttttctatataatacagtagtatttttttaagcttgcattttaaaatgctaaggGCAGGTAGCATTTATATAAACGTGATTACCCACTGTGGGCCTCCTTCTTCTTTTAGGATGGGTCCTTGCTGTTGACATCTGCTACTTGGAGCCAGCCTCTGTCTGCACTTTGGGGAATGAAATCAGTATTTGATATGAAGTATGTATCTACTTTTATAACCCTAGTCTTTCTGTTCTATAAATCACCTAATTTGTATTCCCCTTCATCCAGTTCTTCAACTTGAAGCCTTTTGGGAAAAGATGAATGCTGTGAGTTATTGttagtttctctttctcatctgtgGCTCATATTTAATAAGATTGTATCCTTTTTAATTCCAGGATATTCTTACCAAGTATTCTTACCACTCCCATCACACAGCTGACCCTTCACTAATCCAAAATGGCACATCTGTGTATTTTCTCATGTTCACATATGACAGTTGCACTCTTTATCTTTCAAAGACATgtgtggccattttttttttttaaaccaagtaaCTCCTGTTAATTACCTGTAATTAATTCTTTTGGGTCTTCTTGGTCAAACatggaggaaaaaattttttttttttttaatattaaacataCAATTTTTCCTCTTTCGTTGCTGGGAATCCTGAGATGAGTATGGTCAGGCAGGAGGCTGAGAATCATGTTTATTTTCAGTGTTGAGTGGATATGTTCTGAAGGTCCATTGCTTATGTACTTCTGTTGTTTGTAGGCATTCCTTCACAGAAGATCACTATGTTGAGTTCAGTAAGCACTCTCAGGATCGGGTCATAGGTACAAAAGGAGACATTGCTCACGTAAGTACTTAATCCCCTGCTTTCAAGCTAATTATGCCCATTTGTTTGTGCTCAAAGCTCCTGGACTGAAGGACAGTCCTAAGGGCAACAATAAATTACTTAGTGATATTCTTTGTAGATAGAATCTAGAAGTGTAATTAAGTAGTTCTAAGCTATATGGGACCAAACATGAACTAATCTGGCAATTCGAGAAAGATGTCATTAGCATAGcagttattttcaaatacttaCTAAGTTTTAGATGAATTTTAAGTCTCTGCCTTTATGAAGCCTTACTGGGGAGACAgtatataagcaaatatatagtATGTCTGTTGGTAAGTGCTgccaagaaaaagaagcagggtAAGAGgaagtggtggtgatggtgtgggGGACTTGTATTTTATCTAGGATAGTCAGTATCACTGACTGGGTAATGTTTAAGGAATATTTTGAAGGAATTGTGGAT
This window of the Canis lupus dingo isolate Sandy chromosome 20, ASM325472v2, whole genome shotgun sequence genome carries:
- the DCAF1 gene encoding DDB1- and CUL4-associated factor 1 isoform X6, giving the protein MTSREPPLNTAACRLLLDIMPGLETAVVFQEKEGIVENLFKWAREADQPLRTYSTGLLGGAMENQDIAANYRDENSQLVAIVLRRLRELQLQEVALRQENKRPSPRKLSSEPLLPLDEEAVDMDYGDMAVDVVDGEQEEASGDMEISFHLDSGHKTSSRVNSAAKPEEGGLRKNKAAKQGDRESFRKAKQKLGFSTSDPDRMFVELSNSSWSEMSPWVIGTNYTLYPMTPAIEQRLILQYLTPLGEYQELLPIFMQLGSRELMMFYIDLKQTNDVLLTFEALKHLASLLLHNKFATEFVAHGGVQKLLEIPRPSMAATGVSMCLYYLSYNQDAMERVCMHPHNVLSDVVNYTLWLMECSHASGCCHATMFFSICFSFRAVLELFDRYDGLRRLVNLISTLEILNLEDQGALLSDDEIFASRQTGKHTCMALRKYFEAHLAIKLEQVKQSLQRTEGGILVHPQPPYKACSYTHEQIVEMMEFLIEYGPAQLYWEPAEVFLKLSCVQLLLQLISIACNWKTYYARNDTVRFALDVLAILTVVPKIQLQLAESVDVLDEAGSTVSTVGISIILGVAEGEFFIHDAEIQKSALQIIINCVCGPDNRISSIGKFISGTPRRKLPQTPKSSEHTLAKMWNVVQSNNGIKVLLSLLSIKMPITDADQIRALACKALVGLSRSSTVRQIISKLPLFSSCQIQQLMKEPVLQDKRSDHVKFCKYAAELIERVSGKPLLIGTDVSLARLQKADVVAQSRISFPEKELLLLIRNHLISKGLGETATVLTKEADLPMTAASHSSAFTPVTAAASPVSLPRTPRMANGIATRLGSHAPVGASAPPAPTAHPQPRPPQSSLALPGPSYAGSSPLIGRISFIRERPSPCNGRKIRVLRQKSDHGAYSQSPAIKKQLDRHLPSPPTLDSIITEYLREQHARCKNPVATCPPFSLFTPHQCPEPKQRRQAPINFTSRLNRRASFPKYGGVDGGCFDRHLIFSRFRPISVFREANEDESGFTCCAFSARERFLMLGTCTGQLKLYNVFSGQEEASYNCHNSAITHLEPSRDGSLLLTSATWSQPLSALWGMKSVFDMKHSFTEDHYVEFSKHSQDRVIGTKGDIAHIYDIQTGNKLLTLFNPDLANNYKRNCATFNPTDDLVLNDGVLWDVRSAQAIHKFDKFNMNISGVFHPNGLEVIINTEIWDLRTFHLLHTVPALDQCRVVFNHTGTVMYGAMLQADDEDDLMEERMKSPFGSSFRTFNATDYKPIATIDVKRNIFDLCTDTKDCYLAVIENQGSMDALNMDTVCRLYEVGRQRLAEDEDEEEDQKRMEEEEQEEEDDDEDDDDTDDLDELDTDQLLEAELEEDDNNENAGEDGDNDFSPSDEELANLLEEGEDGEDEDSDADEEVELILGDTDSSDNSDLEDDIILSLNE
- the DCAF1 gene encoding DDB1- and CUL4-associated factor 1 isoform X4, with the protein product MWTLKLSSLPCWSSGKRNMAVGRTWYLSLPGRADPECMLGHLLRILFKNDDFMNALVNAYVMTSREPPLNTAACRLLLDIMPGLETAVVFQEKEGIVENLFKWAREADQPLRTYSTGLLGGAMENQDIAANYRDENSQLVAIVLRRLRELQLQEVALRQENKRPSPRKLSSEPLLPLDEEAVDMDYGDMAVDVVDGEQEEASGDMEISFHLDSGHKTSSRVNSAAKPEEGGLRKNKAAKQGDRESFRKAKQKLGFSTSDPDRMFVELSNSSWSEMSPWVIGTNYTLYPMTPAIEQRLILQYLTPLGEYQELLPIFMQLGSRELMMFYIDLKQTNDVLLTFEALKHLASLLLHNKFATEFVAHGGVQKLLEIPRPSMAATGVSMCLYYLSYNQDAMERVCMHPHNVLSDVVNYTLWLMECSHASGCCHATMFFSICFSFRAVLELFDRYDGLRRLVNLISTLEILNLEDQGALLSDDEIFASRQTGKHTCMALRKYFEAHLAIKLEQVKQSLQRTEGGILVHPQPPYKACSYTHEQIVEMMEFLIEYGPAQLYWEPAEVFLKLSCVQLLLQLISIACNWKTYYARNDTVRFALDVLAILTVVPKIQLQLAESVDVLDEAGSTVSTVGISIILGVAEGEFFIHDAEIQKSALQIIINCVCGPDNRISSIGKFISGTPRRKLPQTPKSSEHTLAKMWNVVQSNNGIKVLLSLLSIKMPITDADQIRALACKALVGLSRSSTVRQIISKLPLFSSCQIQQLMKEPVLQDKRSDHVKFCKYAAELIERVSGKPLLIGTDVSLARLQKADVVAQSRISFPEKELLLLIRNHLISKGLGETATVLTKEADLPMTAASHSSAFTPVTAAASPVSLPRTPRMANGIATRLGSHAPVGASAPPAPTAHPQPRPPQSSLALPGPSYAGSSPLIGRISFIRERPSPCNGRKIRVLRQKSDHGAYSQSPAIKKQLDRHLPSPPTLDSIITEYLREQHARCKNPVATCPPFSLFTPHQCPEPKQRRQAPINFTSRLNRRASFPKYGGVDGGCFDRHLIFSRFRPISVFREANEDESGFTCCAFSARERFLMLGTCTGQLKLYNVFSGQEEASYNCHNSAITHLEPSRDGSLLLTSATWSQPLSALWGMKSVFDMKHSFTEDHYVEFSKHSQDRVIGTKGDIAHIYDIQTGNKLLTLFNPDLANNYKRNCATFNPTDDLVLNDGVLWDVRSAQAIHKFDKFNMNISGVFHPNGLEVIINTEIWDLRTFHLLHTVPALDQCRVVFNHTGTVMYGAMLQADDEDDLMEERMKSPFGSSFRTFNATDYKPIATIDVKRNIFDLCTDTKDCYLAVIENQGSMDALNMDTVCRLYEVGRQRLAEDEDEEEDQEEEEQEEEDDDEDDDDTDDLDELDTDQLLEAELEEDDNNENAGEDGDNDFSPSDEELANLLEEGEDGEDEDSDADEEVELILGDTDSSDNSDLEDDIILSLNE